The Rosa rugosa chromosome 1, drRosRugo1.1, whole genome shotgun sequence genomic sequence TTGGATCTGGATAACCAATAAATTGGCATAATGTAGCAATGCCAAAACAATATCAGATGACTACTCTCTGAATAAAAGAATCTGTGTTTCTAAAGCAATGAATGTACAAATATTTTATGAAGAAAGATCAGTCACCAATAATCACCACAAGAGCAAAATCCATCTCTAAAATGGTGGAACCTATGGTTATCTCGCATTATAATCTCTCGAGCCGTAAATTTAGAAATCATTTTCGTTACTGTGTGGCAATCAACACAGATACGAAGATTCTTGGTGATCCTGATTGTGGTCCCTGGTCTTGTGTTAATAAGGGCAAATGCAATTGCCAATCTTTCACTATGATCCCAAAGCATCTTctcctttattttttcttctacaTCATACAACACAGAAGTGGTATCAGGCTTGTATCCAACCTCCCTGAGTCGCAGGTTCAAGTCTTTTAACTTGGCATAAATATCCTCTGTTTGTGGGTGCGACTTATCCCCAACTAAGAACCGATGAACCATCTTGTCTAACTCCACAAAAGTGCAGCCAGGTGGTTTCTTCAGTCCCTTCTTTCTCACCATGGCTCTCACTCTTTCCACTTCATCCCATCGCTTCTCAGCGGCATAGATATTGGAAAGACAAATGTAACTACCCACTCCCTCTGGgttcatttcgaaaatcttctGTGCTGAAATCTCCGCCAGCTTGACATTTGGATATAGCCTGCAAGCAGAGAGAAGTGCAGCCCATATATCACTGCTGGGTTCTACTTCAATAGTCTTAATGAGTTCATATGCTTCATCTAAGCGCCCTGCTCTGCCGAGAAGATCCACCAGACATGAATAGTGAGCAACTGTAGGCTTCACTTTGTATTCTCGGGTCATTCTATTAAACATATCTTTACCCTCATTGACCAGGCCTGCATGGCTACATGCTGACAAAACAGAAGTAAGGACCCCCTCATCAGGACTAAACTTGTTTGCTATGAGTTCATGATAACAGGAGATAGCCTCTTCTCCCCTCCCATGAGCTCCATATCCTGAAATCATAGCACTCCAAGAAACCAAATTTTTTCTGGGCATGTCATCAAAAAAACGACGCGAACAAAACAAACTTCCACATTTAGAATACATGTCTATAAGAGCAGTTCCCACTATGACATTTGCACCAAACCCTTTCTTAACAAGGTATGAATGAAGAGACATGCCAAATTGCAAGGCGCTGATCTGGTCACAACAAGTAAGCATAGTCACAATTGTTACTTCATCAACCTCTGCACCTTCCATAACCATTCG encodes the following:
- the LOC133726064 gene encoding pentatricopeptide repeat-containing protein At3g12770-like; protein product: MNGNTNIKLLRRSLCSTTAHFIPPFTSLQCGAILQSLTNTKSLPKGQKLHALMVTCGNLLHNTYLSSKLAAFYASCGDMGQAQLVFDGVVVKNSFLWNFMIRGYACNGFALDSIVLYREMIGLGIKGDNFTYPFVLKACGDALAVEIGRRVHGEVVVSGFESNVYVGNALVAMYSKFGYMGYAYKVFDRMPERDLTSWNTMVSGYVKNGNPREALAVFERMGKSGLRADGTTLLGVVSACGEVMALKQGKAIHACVVRKSGEVWNEFLTNSLIEMYCKCKCVAYSRRLFDGAEVKDTVSWNSMIRGYERNGDAFESLRLFCRMVMEGAEVDEVTIVTMLTCCDQISALQFGMSLHSYLVKKGFGANVIVGTALIDMYSKCGSLFCSRRFFDDMPRKNLVSWSAMISGYGAHGRGEEAISCYHELIANKFSPDEGVLTSVLSACSHAGLVNEGKDMFNRMTREYKVKPTVAHYSCLVDLLGRAGRLDEAYELIKTIEVEPSSDIWAALLSACRLYPNVKLAEISAQKIFEMNPEGVGSYICLSNIYAAEKRWDEVERVRAMVRKKGLKKPPGCTFVELDKMVHRFLVGDKSHPQTEDIYAKLKDLNLRLREVGYKPDTTSVLYDVEEKIKEKMLWDHSERLAIAFALINTRPGTTIRITKNLRICVDCHTVTKMISKFTAREIIMRDNHRFHHFRDGFCSCGDYW